A DNA window from Ornithobacterium rhinotracheale DSM 15997 contains the following coding sequences:
- a CDS encoding NADP-dependent isocitrate dehydrogenase, producing the protein MAQKSYIHYTLTDEAPMLATHSFLPMVKALTSLADIEIKLANISLAHRILANFPDYLEDEQRVDDALTQLGDLAKRPEANIIKLPNISASVKQLEDAIAELQSHGYNVPNYPLEPKNDEEKDIKKRYAVVLGSAVNPVLREGNSDRRAPKAVKNYAKAHPHRMGAWTKDSKTRVAHMEYGDFYDTEKSVTIEKDNQFRIVFKAENGEVTTLKGTSPLLAGEVIDCAVMRMKDLKEFAQKSIEEAKKENILLSAHLKATMMKVSDPIIFGAIVETYFKKVYKKYADVFKSLDITPNAGLQSLLDKIKGNEKENEILNDIKDTLNENAKVAMVNSDKGITNFHVPSDVIIDASMAAMIRGGGKMWNLAGKEEDTLAMIPDRAYAKFYQAAIDENKANGALDPTQIGTVSNVGLMAKKAEEYGSHDKTFQAEGKGVIQILDKDENVLLEQNVEKGDIFRACQTKDEPIKDWVKLAVTRARLSDTPVIFWLDKQRAHDREIIKKVEKYLPLHNTTGLDISIMDVDEAMKKTLARMREGKDTISASGNVLRDYITDLFPILELGTSAKMLSIVPLMNGGGLFETGAGGSAPKHIQQFLDEGYLRWDSLGEFLALGASLEHVFHTTKNERAKVLADTLDVAVAKYLENDKSPARKLGQIDNRGSHYYFVSYWAEALANQTDDAELSQKLAPIAQELKANEAKINEELTASHGHPQDIGGYYDPSEVKTTRAMRPSATLNEIIGKI; encoded by the coding sequence ATGGCTCAAAAATCTTATATTCATTACACACTTACCGATGAGGCTCCAATGCTAGCTACGCATTCTTTTTTACCAATGGTAAAAGCACTTACTTCCCTTGCCGACATCGAAATTAAATTGGCTAATATTTCCCTAGCACATCGTATCCTTGCGAATTTTCCAGATTATTTAGAAGATGAGCAGCGCGTGGACGATGCTTTGACTCAGCTGGGAGATTTGGCAAAACGCCCAGAGGCAAATATCATTAAACTACCAAATATCTCTGCTTCTGTAAAGCAATTAGAAGATGCCATAGCAGAGCTTCAGTCGCATGGCTATAATGTGCCGAATTATCCGCTTGAGCCAAAAAATGATGAAGAAAAAGACATCAAAAAACGCTATGCTGTGGTACTTGGCTCGGCAGTGAATCCTGTTTTAAGAGAAGGAAACTCAGACCGTAGAGCTCCTAAAGCAGTGAAAAATTATGCCAAAGCGCATCCGCATCGTATGGGGGCTTGGACCAAGGATTCCAAAACGCGCGTGGCTCATATGGAATACGGCGATTTCTACGATACCGAAAAATCCGTTACCATAGAAAAAGATAATCAATTTAGAATTGTATTTAAAGCCGAAAATGGTGAAGTAACTACGCTAAAAGGCACAAGTCCACTACTCGCTGGCGAAGTGATTGACTGTGCCGTAATGCGCATGAAGGATTTGAAAGAATTTGCACAAAAAAGCATCGAAGAAGCAAAAAAAGAAAACATTTTACTTTCAGCTCACTTAAAAGCTACGATGATGAAAGTTTCCGATCCAATTATTTTTGGTGCCATTGTCGAGACTTATTTCAAAAAAGTGTATAAAAAATACGCCGATGTTTTTAAATCTTTAGACATTACGCCAAACGCTGGACTGCAATCACTTTTAGATAAAATCAAAGGAAACGAAAAAGAAAACGAGATTTTAAACGATATTAAAGATACTTTAAACGAAAATGCTAAAGTGGCAATGGTAAATTCCGACAAAGGAATTACTAACTTCCATGTGCCTTCTGATGTGATTATCGACGCATCGATGGCTGCAATGATTCGTGGCGGAGGAAAAATGTGGAATCTTGCGGGCAAAGAGGAAGATACTTTGGCAATGATTCCAGATCGTGCGTATGCTAAATTTTACCAAGCCGCCATTGATGAAAACAAAGCCAATGGTGCACTTGATCCTACTCAAATCGGAACGGTTTCTAATGTGGGTTTAATGGCTAAAAAAGCGGAAGAATATGGCTCGCACGACAAAACTTTCCAAGCAGAAGGAAAAGGTGTGATTCAGATTTTGGACAAAGACGAAAATGTTTTGCTAGAGCAAAATGTTGAAAAAGGAGATATTTTCCGTGCTTGCCAAACCAAAGATGAACCTATCAAAGATTGGGTGAAATTAGCCGTAACGCGTGCAAGACTTTCGGACACGCCTGTGATTTTTTGGCTAGATAAGCAACGCGCACACGACCGCGAAATCATTAAAAAAGTGGAAAAATATCTACCACTTCACAACACAACAGGGCTTGATATTTCTATCATGGATGTAGACGAGGCTATGAAGAAAACTCTTGCAAGAATGCGCGAAGGCAAAGACACCATTTCGGCATCTGGAAATGTGTTGAGAGATTACATTACAGACCTGTTCCCTATCCTTGAATTAGGAACTTCGGCAAAAATGCTTTCTATCGTTCCGCTCATGAACGGAGGAGGCTTGTTTGAAACAGGAGCAGGAGGTTCTGCACCAAAACACATTCAGCAATTTTTGGACGAAGGTTATTTGCGATGGGATTCTCTAGGCGAATTTTTGGCACTTGGTGCATCGCTCGAGCATGTGTTCCATACAACTAAAAATGAGCGTGCCAAAGTCCTTGCCGACACGCTAGATGTTGCCGTGGCAAAATATCTTGAAAACGATAAATCTCCCGCAAGAAAATTAGGACAAATCGATAATCGCGGTTCGCATTACTATTTTGTGTCTTACTGGGCAGAAGCTCTAGCTAACCAAACTGATGATGCTGAATTGTCTCAAAAATTAGCTCCAATTGCACAAGAATTGAAAGCTAACGAAGCAAAAATCAATGAAGAATTAACGGCTTCTCATGGGCATCCACAAGACATTGGAGGCTACTACGATCCATCTGAAGTAAAGACTACGCGTGCCATGCGTCCGTCGGCTACATTAAATGAAATCATCGGGAAAATTTAA
- a CDS encoding tetratricopeptide repeat protein produces the protein MRKYIFLSLSLLALNSFAQNNWDIKPSNQCENRWVAYSKGDDISIIGFLYMDIDRGLVLNHVGGAKKGEDGKFTLKKETKKEAIFNVNGLTNVYLIPDEVLVELGLPKTPKWLETYQRMGAHEIRGQYYWGRSYYRNGMYEKALSFFKKVEAQDPNYKIVQGYLALIYLNLKKYSEALPCAKQYYASYPNDCFAMSVLGRAEARNFETTKAVEMYNTMIEKCTSKRDILKQQLAADISFAFLKNKDQESYNHWKKIALNYKAKNDLVQDNLESYFKKVDSNMDKIMQVE, from the coding sequence ATGAGAAAATACATATTTCTATCATTATCTTTATTGGCGTTAAATTCTTTTGCCCAAAACAATTGGGATATAAAACCAAGTAATCAGTGTGAGAATCGCTGGGTGGCTTATTCTAAGGGAGACGATATTTCCATCATTGGGTTCTTATATATGGACATAGACAGAGGTCTTGTTTTGAACCATGTAGGGGGAGCTAAAAAGGGGGAAGATGGTAAATTTACGCTAAAAAAGGAAACTAAAAAAGAGGCTATTTTTAATGTAAATGGGCTGACTAATGTGTATTTAATTCCCGATGAAGTACTGGTAGAGCTTGGCTTGCCCAAAACACCCAAGTGGCTCGAAACTTATCAAAGAATGGGTGCTCACGAAATTCGAGGGCAGTACTACTGGGGGCGAAGCTATTACCGAAATGGAATGTATGAAAAGGCACTTTCTTTTTTCAAAAAAGTAGAAGCGCAAGATCCTAACTATAAAATAGTGCAGGGGTATTTAGCCCTTATTTATTTAAACTTAAAAAAGTATAGCGAGGCACTCCCTTGTGCTAAACAATATTATGCTTCCTATCCCAATGATTGTTTTGCGATGTCGGTTTTGGGCAGGGCAGAAGCCAGAAATTTTGAGACCACTAAGGCGGTAGAAATGTACAACACAATGATCGAAAAATGCACTTCTAAACGAGATATCTTAAAACAACAATTAGCCGCAGATATTTCCTTTGCTTTTCTTAAAAATAAAGATCAAGAGAGTTATAATCATTGGAAAAAGATAGCATTAAATTACAAAGCAAAAAACGACTTGGTGCAAGATAATCTCGAATCCTATTTTAAAAAAGTAGACAGTAACATGGATAAAATAATGCAAGTTGAATAA
- a CDS encoding cyclic-phosphate processing receiver domain-containing protein has protein sequence MGIYKLFLDDIREVSTVYPSLSNDDFIIVRNFEDFKQVIIEKGLPSFISFDNDLGLNPDGTLAPDGYTATKWLVYESGLDLKELKFKVHSANPVAKKQIESLLNNYIQFLNKS, from the coding sequence ATGGGAATTTATAAATTGTTTTTAGATGACATTCGTGAGGTGTCTACGGTGTATCCTTCACTTAGTAATGATGACTTTATAATCGTTCGTAATTTTGAGGATTTCAAGCAAGTTATTATTGAAAAAGGCTTGCCCAGCTTTATCAGTTTTGATAATGATTTAGGCTTAAATCCAGATGGAACTCTCGCGCCAGATGGGTATACTGCCACTAAATGGCTTGTTTATGAATCGGGTTTAGATTTAAAAGAATTGAAATTTAAAGTACACTCTGCCAATCCCGTTGCTAAAAAGCAAATAGAAAGCTTATTAAACAACTATATTCAGTTTTTGAACAAAAGTTAA
- the ppdK gene encoding pyruvate, phosphate dikinase: MSNKEKYVYSFGGGKADGNESMKNLLGGKGANLAEMAGNPNLKLPVPPGFTITTEVCTYYYDNDKKYPAELEQQILDALKKVEELTGKKFGAKENPLLLSVRSGARQSMPGMMDTVLNIGLSLDNIQGLIDASGDERFAYDAYRRLIMMYADVVMEKAGGLEPAEGVGIRKLMDEELEKVKKENNYKNDTELTVPQLKELAKLYKELIKKHHGLEFPENPMDQLMGGVGAVFQSWNGKRAKEYRRIERIPDDWGTAVNVQTMVFGNMGEGSCTGVAFTRNPGNGDNHFYGEYLVNAQGEDVVAGIRTPSPINETSKNDQSKDLETLESFMPEQYKELDEIQSRLEKHYKDMQDIEFTIENGKLYMLQCRVGKRNGVAAVKMATDMYEEGLIDAQTAIMRVKPNQLVELLLPMIDPEEEKTHKPIAKGLPAGPGGAVGRVVFTSDDAVAWAAKGEKVILVREETSPEDVDGMHKAEAILTSKGGMTSHAALVARGWGKCCIVGCGDIEILEKEKYFVDKNGNKVKEGEIISLNGTKGLVYQGELKLKDIDLNDNKAYSILMKLVDENKSMGVRTNADTPKDAKQAMLFGAEGIGLFRTEHMFYGEGSEKPLFLLRKMIMSETQEDRKKALDELSVFVKSDIKKTLEVMEGKAVTIRLLDPPLHEFVPHDEKKLEALSKELNVSMADLERRILGLKENNPMLGHRGVRLGISYPEVTEMQMRAIFEAAQEIINDGGEAHPEIMIPVTCTYKELENQKAIFDRVNKEVAEKYGVDKVECLFGTMIEIPRAALLADKMAQVADFFSFGTNDLTQMSFGFSRDDIGSFLPKYLDQKILPEDPFQTIDTEGVGQLIKTATEKGRQTKPKLKVGICGEHGGDPDSVKFCQSIGLNYVSCSPYRVPIARLAAAQAYLEQKNK, encoded by the coding sequence ATGTCTAATAAAGAAAAATATGTGTATTCTTTCGGTGGAGGTAAAGCCGACGGAAACGAATCAATGAAGAACCTCCTTGGAGGGAAAGGTGCGAATTTAGCCGAAATGGCAGGAAATCCTAATTTAAAATTACCTGTTCCTCCAGGTTTCACAATCACCACAGAGGTATGTACCTATTATTATGATAACGACAAAAAATATCCAGCAGAGCTTGAACAGCAAATTTTAGATGCTCTAAAAAAAGTTGAAGAGCTAACTGGAAAAAAATTCGGCGCAAAAGAAAATCCATTATTATTATCAGTGCGTTCAGGTGCAAGACAATCAATGCCTGGTATGATGGATACAGTGCTTAACATCGGATTGAGCTTAGACAATATTCAAGGGCTAATCGATGCGTCAGGAGATGAGCGTTTCGCTTACGATGCATACCGTCGTTTAATTATGATGTATGCCGACGTAGTAATGGAAAAAGCAGGTGGTCTTGAGCCAGCTGAAGGTGTCGGAATCCGTAAATTAATGGATGAAGAGCTTGAAAAAGTAAAAAAAGAAAACAACTACAAAAACGATACAGAGCTTACAGTTCCTCAATTAAAAGAATTAGCTAAGCTTTACAAAGAGTTAATCAAAAAACACCACGGACTTGAATTCCCAGAAAATCCAATGGATCAATTGATGGGTGGTGTAGGAGCCGTGTTCCAAAGCTGGAATGGAAAAAGAGCTAAAGAATACCGCCGTATCGAGCGTATTCCAGATGATTGGGGTACTGCTGTGAATGTTCAAACCATGGTATTCGGTAACATGGGAGAAGGTAGCTGTACTGGTGTAGCCTTCACAAGAAACCCTGGTAATGGAGATAATCACTTCTATGGCGAATATTTGGTAAACGCTCAAGGAGAAGATGTGGTAGCTGGTATTAGAACTCCATCGCCTATCAACGAAACTTCTAAAAACGACCAAAGTAAAGATTTGGAAACTTTGGAATCTTTCATGCCAGAGCAGTACAAAGAATTAGACGAAATCCAAAGCCGTTTAGAAAAGCACTACAAAGACATGCAAGACATCGAGTTCACCATCGAAAACGGAAAACTCTATATGTTGCAATGTCGTGTAGGTAAAAGAAACGGTGTAGCTGCTGTGAAAATGGCAACCGATATGTACGAAGAAGGCTTAATCGATGCTCAAACAGCGATTATGCGTGTAAAACCAAACCAATTAGTAGAGTTGCTTCTTCCTATGATAGATCCAGAAGAAGAAAAAACACACAAGCCAATCGCTAAAGGTTTGCCAGCAGGTCCTGGAGGAGCCGTAGGTCGTGTAGTATTCACTTCAGACGATGCCGTTGCATGGGCTGCAAAAGGTGAAAAAGTAATCCTTGTGAGAGAGGAAACTTCTCCAGAAGATGTAGACGGAATGCACAAAGCAGAAGCCATCTTAACCTCTAAAGGAGGTATGACTTCTCACGCTGCACTTGTTGCCAGAGGTTGGGGTAAATGTTGTATCGTAGGTTGTGGAGACATCGAAATCCTAGAAAAAGAAAAATACTTTGTAGATAAAAACGGAAACAAAGTAAAAGAAGGAGAGATTATCAGCTTAAATGGAACCAAAGGTCTCGTGTACCAAGGGGAGTTAAAATTAAAAGATATAGACTTAAACGATAATAAAGCCTATTCTATTTTAATGAAACTGGTAGACGAAAACAAATCAATGGGCGTTCGCACCAATGCAGATACTCCAAAAGATGCAAAACAAGCCATGTTATTTGGAGCCGAAGGTATTGGATTATTCCGTACAGAGCACATGTTCTATGGCGAAGGTAGCGAAAAACCATTGTTCTTGCTTCGTAAAATGATCATGAGCGAAACTCAGGAAGATCGCAAAAAAGCATTAGACGAATTATCTGTTTTCGTAAAATCAGACATCAAGAAAACTCTAGAAGTAATGGAAGGTAAAGCGGTAACTATTCGCTTGTTAGACCCGCCATTGCACGAATTCGTTCCACACGACGAGAAGAAACTAGAAGCACTTAGCAAAGAGCTGAATGTGAGCATGGCAGACCTAGAACGCCGTATTTTAGGGTTAAAAGAAAACAACCCAATGCTTGGACACAGAGGGGTGCGTTTAGGAATCAGCTATCCAGAAGTTACCGAAATGCAAATGCGTGCGATTTTCGAAGCAGCACAAGAAATCATTAACGATGGAGGCGAAGCTCATCCAGAAATTATGATTCCTGTAACTTGTACTTACAAAGAGCTTGAAAACCAGAAAGCAATCTTTGATAGAGTAAACAAAGAAGTAGCAGAAAAATACGGAGTAGACAAAGTAGAATGCCTATTCGGTACCATGATCGAAATCCCAAGAGCTGCATTGCTTGCAGATAAAATGGCACAAGTGGCAGACTTCTTTAGCTTCGGAACCAATGACTTAACTCAAATGTCGTTCGGATTCAGTAGAGATGACATCGGCTCTTTCTTGCCTAAATATTTAGATCAAAAAATCTTACCAGAAGACCCATTCCAAACAATTGATACTGAAGGTGTAGGGCAATTGATCAAAACTGCAACCGAAAAAGGTAGACAGACCAAACCAAAATTAAAAGTAGGTATTTGTGGAGAACATGGTGGAGACCCAGACAGCGTAAAATTCTGTCAATCCATCGGGTTGAACTATGTGAGCTGTTCGCCTTATCGTGTACCAATCGCAAGATTAGCAGCAGCACAAGCTTATTTAGAGCAAAAAAATAAATAA